The genomic stretch GAGGTCGATGACGTCCTCCGGTCCGAGGTCGTAGGCAACGGCGGCGGGCAGGACGACCTCCCTTATCTGCCGCGTTGTTTGGAGGGAGATGTCGGACAGGTATCCGCCAAGGGTTCCCGTCAGGGAGACCAGCTCCTCCCATGGCATGGACGTTACCAGCTCCCCCTCCCGCACTTCAACGGTTTCGCCGAGGAGCTCGAGGGTCTTTACGAGGATAGGGGTTGAAACGCTGGCCCCCGCCTCTCTGAAGAGGTCGTCTATGGTGTACCTGTAGAGGCCGCGCCTGTCGGGGTAGAGCTTGGCCCTGACGCGGTTGTGTATTTCCCGTATCCTGCGGATGGCCTCGCGGATGTCCTCCTTCGTCCCCTGGACGTTTATCTTCAGGTCGTTCAGCTTGCCGTGGACGTATATGAACGCCGGAAGGCGGAGGCGCTGAAGCTCCCGCATGAACTCCTCTTTCTCCCTGTCGTCGCGGACGTGGATGGTTATTACCTTCTTAGCCCTCGCCATGCTCACACCCTCATCTTCCTGTAAAGGGTGGAGAGCTTCCTCGTCTCAACGCTTCCGCAGCGCGGACAGATAAGCCTGTCGCCGCGCCTCACCAGGGGAGTCCTGCAGCGGGAGCAGAGGGCATAGACCACACCGAGGTCCGGCCCTTTGGTGGAGAGCTGTATGGGACTCTTCTCCGTGGCCACGACCCTGGCCCTCACAACGTCGCCGACCTTGAACTCCGTGGACATGCCCTCAACGTAACCGTCCCGGACCTGGGATATATGGATTCCGGCGAGCTTCGAGGTGGCTATCTCTCTGTCATCCTCTCTTCCTTCGATTTTAATGAGCTGGACTATCGCCGCCTGCGGCTTGACCTCTATGACGTTCGCTATGACCACGTCACCCACCTGCGGCAGGGGCGGGGTGTCGGTGACGGGTTCAACGCTGATTTCCATCTTGTCCTGGTCGATTACAACCTTCCCCGCTCTCACGGCGTAGAGCTCACCGTTCTCTTCTTTAACACCTTCCCCTGGGAAGTACTCCTCGATGACGCCGAGGTAGTCACCGGGAAGAACGATATCACCGCTTTTTGCGCCATTCTTTTCGTCCATTCTCCCACCTCCATGAAAGTTGCGGTCCGGATTTTTAAGCCTTTGCCATGCGGGAGGATTTATAAGGGCGAGGGGAAAAGTTTTACTGGCCCCCTCCCCGCTGTGGGGCATACAACCCCTACCCCACAGGCGGAAAGGTTTGAGGGGTTTTCATCAGGGAACCCGTTAAAGCAGTTCTTTCGAACCCCCCTGGCCGGGCCTTCGGCCAGTTACCCCTCCCATGGGCGTATAAACCGCCCAAGTTTGGGGTTATGGTTTCAACCCTCTTTTTCAAAATATTGAAAGCCCCAACTAAATCAGCGTTAAAAACGAACCCCGTCTCGGGACACTTAAATAATCCTCGAACAAAGCGAGCCCCCTCGTGAGGCCTCCCGCAAACGGGGCAGATTTTCGAGGTGTAAGCCTCATCAACAAGCTCAACCTGGATACCATATTCTTCAGCAACTTCAGTCAGGCGTTTGATAACGTAATTGTACCTCCAGACTTTCGAGAGAAGGAAGTTCTGCTTCTTACTTCGCTTCCCTGACCTCTCCTCACCTTTTAGATTCTGGGCAATACCTTTAGGATAACCGACAACGATCCTCGAAACTCCAAGCTCGTAGAGTTTTCTCACCGTTCCCCTCACGACAGCGTTAATGTAGTGCCTCGCTTGAAGTTTGGCGGTTGGGTGGAGTTTTTTGAGCATTCTACTCCTCGTCCCTCCCGACTTGTTGAGTTTTGACTGGTATTCAGCAGTCCGCTTTTGGAAGTAGAAGTCAATCGCCTTAACCGGCCGCCCGCTGACCAGAAAACTCTCACCATTCTCGACATAGATTGCCATCAGGTTGTTAATTCCCAAGTCTATCCCAGCTGAAAGGCTTCCCTTCGGTTGCCTCGGAAGTTTGACCCATTCGTTCTTTTCCAGTCTCTCCTTGACTTTGGAGAAGCTAACGTGAGCGTACCACTTCCGCTTGACATCATCATAAGTTATTTCCAGCCTGCCTATTTTGCCTCTGAGGTGAATCCTGCCTTTAAATTGGATTTCGAGTTTTCCGAATTTTCCAAGGCCCTTGAGGATTAGTTTATTCCCTTCAATCCGGTACTGGTCGTTGCGGAGAACAATTAATGGTCTTCTTTTCTCCCCCTTCTTGCGGTACTTTGGTGGTTTTGGATTCTGTTTTTCGGGGAGTTCACCGTTTCGCTTCTTCCTCAGCAGAGCAAAGAAGCTTCTCCATGCTTCTGCGTTTTTCCGACAGATTTGCTGAACGGTTGCCGAGCCGATTTCATGCTTATACTTCTCGTAAACGGTTTTCTCGGTTTTGTTAAAGTCCACGATTTTGCCTTGAAAGTATTGTTGTCGCCTGAGGTAGTTTACGTGGTTCCAAATTTTGGCCCCAACGCTGGCTAACTCAAAAAGAGTTGTTTCCTGCCCCTTTGAGGGCTGGAGTTTTACTGTAACTGAGCGCTTCATTTCAGGAGATGGTATGAGGTTTAAGCTTTAAAAATAGTTTTGCTTTTCTGTTCACTGAGTCTACCAGTTCCCCATACTCGCCCCAAAGGGCGAGGCTTTAAAAAGAGAAATGCAATTCCCATTAAGGCTATGGTGGTGGTTAAAGATGAGAATGCTTCTGATACACTCGGACTACCTCGAGTATGAGGTCAAAGACAAGGCCCTTAAGAACCCGGAGCCGATAAGTGAAGAACAGAAGAAGGGAAGGCTCGACGAGGTTCTGGCGGTTTTCATGAGCGTTGAGAAGGTCGACGAGACCAACCCCGATGAGATCGTCGAGAAGGCCATTGTCGAGATTAAGGACGTTGCTTCACAGGTAAAGGCTGACAGGATATTCGTTTATCCCTTCGCCCACCTGAGCAGCGAGCTGGCGAAGCCCGACGTCGCCCTCAGAGTGCTCCAGAAGATCGAGGAGCGCCTGAAGGAGGAGGGCTTCGAGGTCAAGCGCGCGCCCTTCGGCTACTACAAGGCGTTCAGGCTGAGCTGCAAGGGCCACCCGCTGGCGGAGCTCAGCAGGACGATAGTCCCGAGCGGCGAGGCGGTCAGCAGGGAGGAGCGCAACATCGCCCTCGAAAAGGAGGAGGAGCTGAAGAGCTACTGGTACGTGCTCACGCCGGAGGGTGAGCTGGTCGAGGTCGAGAAGTTCGACTTCACCGGCCACGAGAACCTCAGGAAGTTCGCCAACTACGAGATAAGCAAGAACAGGATAGCCGACAGAGAGCCGCCGCACGTCAGGCTCATGCTGGAGCACGAGCTTGTGGACTACGAACCGGGAAGCGACGGCGGAAACCTCCGCTACTATCCGAAGGGAAGGCTCATCAAGGGTCTCCTCGAGCAGTACGTCACCGAGAAGGTCATAGAGTACGGCGCCATGGAGGTCGAGACCCCGATTATGTACGACTTCGAGCACCCTGCGCTCGAGAAGTACCTCAACCGCTTCCCGGCGAGGCAGTACGTCGTCAAGAGCGGCGACAAGAAGTTCTTCCTCCGCTTTGCGGCCTGCTTCGGCCAGTTCCTCATCAAGAAGGACGCCACGATAAGCTACCGCAACCTGCCGCTCAGGATGTACGAGCTCACCCGCTACTCCTTCAGGCGCGAGAAGAGCGGTGAGCTTTCGGGCCTTAGGAGGCTCCGGGCCTTCACGATGCCCGATATGCACACCGTTGCGAGGGACCTCAAGCAGGCTATGGACGAGTTCAAGAAGCAGTACAAGCTCAGCATGGAGGTTCTCAGGGGAGTTGGTCTCACCCCGGACGACTACGAGGTTGCCATAAGGTTCACTGAGGACTTCTGGAAGGAGAACAGGGACTTCATAGTCGAACTCGCGAAGATCATCGGAAAGCCCGTCCTCATCGAGATGTGGAAGCAGAGGTTCTTCTACTTCATACTCAAGTTCGAGTTCAACTTCGTGGACAACCTCGAC from Thermococcus celericrescens encodes the following:
- a CDS encoding DUF2067 family protein, yielding MARAKKVITIHVRDDREKEEFMRELQRLRLPAFIYVHGKLNDLKINVQGTKEDIREAIRRIREIHNRVRAKLYPDRRGLYRYTIDDLFREAGASVSTPILVKTLELLGETVEVREGELVTSMPWEELVSLTGTLGGYLSDISLQTTRQIREVVLPAAVAYDLGPEDVIDLLVELGLAEWKEDKFKYELVKNKEQALEMLINHLKGEENED
- a CDS encoding exosome complex RNA-binding protein Csl4, whose translation is MDEKNGAKSGDIVLPGDYLGVIEEYFPGEGVKEENGELYAVRAGKVVIDQDKMEISVEPVTDTPPLPQVGDVVIANVIEVKPQAAIVQLIKIEGREDDREIATSKLAGIHISQVRDGYVEGMSTEFKVGDVVRARVVATEKSPIQLSTKGPDLGVVYALCSRCRTPLVRRGDRLICPRCGSVETRKLSTLYRKMRV
- a CDS encoding RNA-guided endonuclease InsQ/TnpB family protein, producing MKRSVTVKLQPSKGQETTLFELASVGAKIWNHVNYLRRQQYFQGKIVDFNKTEKTVYEKYKHEIGSATVQQICRKNAEAWRSFFALLRKKRNGELPEKQNPKPPKYRKKGEKRRPLIVLRNDQYRIEGNKLILKGLGKFGKLEIQFKGRIHLRGKIGRLEITYDDVKRKWYAHVSFSKVKERLEKNEWVKLPRQPKGSLSAGIDLGINNLMAIYVENGESFLVSGRPVKAIDFYFQKRTAEYQSKLNKSGGTRSRMLKKLHPTAKLQARHYINAVVRGTVRKLYELGVSRIVVGYPKGIAQNLKGEERSGKRSKKQNFLLSKVWRYNYVIKRLTEVAEEYGIQVELVDEAYTSKICPVCGRPHEGARFVRGLFKCPETGFVFNADLVGAFNILKKRVETITPNLGGLYAHGRGNWPKARPGGFERTALTGSLMKTPQTFPPVG
- a CDS encoding threonine--tRNA ligase yields the protein MRMLLIHSDYLEYEVKDKALKNPEPISEEQKKGRLDEVLAVFMSVEKVDETNPDEIVEKAIVEIKDVASQVKADRIFVYPFAHLSSELAKPDVALRVLQKIEERLKEEGFEVKRAPFGYYKAFRLSCKGHPLAELSRTIVPSGEAVSREERNIALEKEEELKSYWYVLTPEGELVEVEKFDFTGHENLRKFANYEISKNRIADREPPHVRLMLEHELVDYEPGSDGGNLRYYPKGRLIKGLLEQYVTEKVIEYGAMEVETPIMYDFEHPALEKYLNRFPARQYVVKSGDKKFFLRFAACFGQFLIKKDATISYRNLPLRMYELTRYSFRREKSGELSGLRRLRAFTMPDMHTVARDLKQAMDEFKKQYKLSMEVLRGVGLTPDDYEVAIRFTEDFWKENRDFIVELAKIIGKPVLIEMWKQRFFYFILKFEFNFVDNLDKAAALSTVQIDVENAERFGITYYNEEGKEEHPLILHCSPSGAIERVMYAILEKQAKLQAKGTKPAFPLWLSPIQARVVPVSEEVMDYALYVAGKLEGARIRVDVDDTGDRLNKKIRKAEKEWIPYVIVVGRNEKEQGTVTVRRRSDGRQVEMQLEDLIKEIRSQVEGFPYRPRPLPLLLSRRPKFRG